A stretch of DNA from Salvelinus sp. IW2-2015 linkage group LG20, ASM291031v2, whole genome shotgun sequence:
ATCCACTCCGAGTGATTGTTGGCTTCCGTACAGTTTGCTCATCCTGATGGCAATCATTCCCTCCTGCTCTGGCGGCGCTTCGTCCTCCTTGGTTAACTCTTTCTTCTCGTGGTACTTGTAGGAAGCAAGTTTCATCGAACTTCTCAGGAGATGCTTACGACAGGCTCTCTGAATAACAACAGCTGCTACCTCCTCCTGCTTTCGCCTCAGGGTGGTGGTGATTGGCTTGTATGACACTTTAAAGGGGTTGTTGGCCATGAACTTCTCCTCCATGCTCTCCTTCATGGCATCCATCCCCCCTGATTCTCCCAGCACCTCTGTGGTCAGCGCCAGCAGGATGTCCAGACAGTGGATCTTATCCCCAGGGACAATGGGAAGGTCCATGGTGATCAGCTTGATTGCATTGGGTTTGGGGATCCTGAGCGGGTCTTTAAGCGTGTCACAGAACTCCGACAAAATGTCGTAGGCGATGAATTGTGACGCGTCAGGGTCGAACTTCTCCCAGGTCTCATAGAACATCTCAAAGTCTTCCTCACACAGCGGGTTGCCGCTCTCCTCTATGGCAACATTGAAGTTCTCAAGGATAATGGCAATGTACATGTTGACCACAAGAAAGAAACACACGATGATGTAGCTGCAGATAAAACAAATTCCCCAACCAAGGCTGCAGTTGCCTCTTACATCTGTGCCTGGATTTTCCATGTCTGGGTCACAGTCCGGGGGTGCACTATTCAGGATGGGTGAGAGGATACTATCCCAACCGGCTGAGGTTGTGAGCATGAACAGACAAATGATACTGTTGCCAAAAGTTTCAAAATTGATCATATCGTCTATTCCGGCCTCCTTCTTGACATACGCAAAGTTGGACATTCCAAAAATGGAGAAGATAAACATGACGAGGAAGAGCAGGAGCCCAATGTTGAAGATAGCTGGAAGTGACATCCTCAGGGCAAACAACAGTGTCCGGATGCCTTTAGCTCCTCGGATAAGTCTCAGAACTCGACCAATCCTGGCCAGTCTTACGACACGGAAAAGGTTAGGTGAGACAAAATACTTCTCTATGAGGTCTGCCAGCAGTAAACCTGGAAtggaaaaaaattttttttttagttttcatTCTTAATACTATGCTCTTCAATCATGTTTCATGTCAACAAAAATAAAGAATTCTGTAGCTGCATGACTAATGAATACAGTAATTTCTTCATATTCACCAAGGATGGAGAGAATGACGACGACAAAATCTAAAATATTCCATCCGACGGTAAAATAATATTGCCGCAGTCCGATCAACTTGAGGATACACTCTGCGATGAAGATGAAGATAAACACCAGGTTGATGAAGAAGAGGATTTTATCCTTCTCCTCGCTCTGGTCATCTGTGTCCACCATCATCGTTACCATGCTGAGGCAGATCAGCACAAAAATGAAGATCTCGAAGAATTGTTGGGTGATCAGGTCATAAATAATGCCTGCGAATTTGTTCTTCAGCCGCCAATCAATAGAGACCAAGAGAAGGATAGGACGAAACAGAGTGAATTAGAGGTATGTTAGGTCAATGACATGCACATGAAAATAACAGTATGTCTCTATACTCATAAGGGAGGAACAGAAGCAGACAAGAGCAGATCGTGATAAAGCCTGGCCAATACCTTCTCATTGAGTGGTACCGTATTTAACTTAAAATGTTCTTCTTAAACATTGGTGATGATACACTTGTATTTGAACTAAGAACTGATGTGTAAGGGCTGGTATAGCATCTACAGTAGATGGTATGGAATACACACTCTTTTGTTCTACATCTTTAGGCAATTTGCCAGTAACTCAAGCAGGTGCTTACCTTGGGTCTCGGAATGGGTTTCTGTAGCTTCTCGGAACCAAGCTTTTTCATGGCATTGTAGTACTTATTCTGTTCCTCTGTCATGAAAATATTTCTCCCTMCAAAGTATAGAGACATACAGTTATTTTCATGTGCATGTCATCTGAAATACTTGTCATTTATGTGTGTATAGTATTGTTGTGATAATGTTTTAGAAAGGCTTGCATGCTGTGTTTGCTATTTCGTGATATTATGCTGTAGGAAGGCTACTTATCTTCTTTTTTTGTTGGTTGAAGTTGTCGATAATGACACCAATGAAGAGATTCAGGGTGGAGAAGGACCCAAAGATGACGAACATGACAAAGTAGATGTACATGTAAACATTATCCTCATACATGGGTTGCTCTCCCACCTTGTTGACAGAGAGGATAAAATCGGAAGAAATTAGGTTGTTTTCATACTAATTTCAAAGTGTATAATTATTATTACAGTATTAAGAAGGAATTGTCTTACCATACGTGAATCCACAGCGCCATACATTATATCCAGCCATCCTTTAAATGTtgcctgagagaaaaaaaaagagaaacaaatataTTCTGTAAgaaacagtaggctacatgtaACACAGGCCAACACCTGTATTACCACTTTAAACAACTTCAACTATAcaacagtgcttctacacctgcattgcttgctgtttggggttttaggctaggtttctgtacagcactttgtgacatcagctggtgtaagaagggctttataaatgcattCGATTGAGTAGTAGGCCATATGATTAGTAAGCAACCTGTTTTGAAACTCACTACTTGCAGGAGGGAAAGGTAGCCTATGGCCACGTTGTCAAAGTTGATCTTTGAGGTCATCCAGCGCACGTCGCTATTATCCTCTATTAGTTGGATGCATTCGGTCTTGTTGTTCACAACTTCGGCAGAGAACAGCTCCTCAGACGTGGTGTTGAAGCAGTAGTAGTACTTCCCAGCaaacaggttgactccaatgatgCTGAAGATGAGCCAGAAGGTGACGCACACTAGAAGCACGTTGCCGATGGAAGGAATGGCCCCCACCAGAGCGTTCACCACCACCTGTGGAAAGGAAATCATGTGCCCAAATTTGAGAGAACCTGCCAATCAAATCCCTAGTAAAAGCAGagtttgtacagtatgttaaaAGGGATTCATGTTGAACTGCTGAGACTCATTGGAGTGAAATACTCTTTGCGTTGTTGATCAATTCTCGAAAATGTATCAACAAATGCATTTAATTTCTAAGGCCACAGATCTACATGTTTGAGACTAATCAAATACACCACCTCTCTTATTTCAGTTTTCTCGACTTGTAAAAGACTACTCACTCACCCTCATTCCCTCAAATCTGGACAGGGCGCGGAGGGGCCGCAAAGCCCGTAACTTTCGAAGAGATTTGATTGGCCCAAGTTCAGCGTAGCCCAGAAAGTTAGCCGTTAAACTAATCATAGACACCTAGGAGATTTGGGATGTGATGACAACATGTGAAGATTAGCTTTCTCAAAGGAACtgaaatattgatcatttataTTGATTAAATATTACTTATAaatgttaaaaatataaaatatagctCATTATGACGATGATGCACTACCCAGATGGGCTTGAGTTATTACTTTGACTTACATCCACAATGAGGAAGTCCAGCCAGCACCATGCGTTTGTGAAGTAGGCCTGGAATCCGTAAGCCACCCACTTCAAGAGCATCTCAATAATGAACACGTAGGTGAAGAATTGATCAGCATATTCCAGGATGACTTTTATGGTCCTGCGCTGTTCAATGTGTATGTCTTCAAAAGCCTGTGAAGAATTGAGCAAAATATCATGGACAGTTGTTTCAAAACACCGTATGTTGGTATTCGCATTGCACTGAAAGAAGGCATCACTCCATCTCACCAAAGCTCCACTACTCATCAGGATCATGAAGATGATAAAGGACTGAAAGTAGTTGTGCTCCACAATGAGGAAGCATGTCTTCCTGAAGTTCCACCAAGTTTTTCCTTTGCCCGTGGTGATGTCAAAATCAAGGCAAGGGCATCGTCCAATGCATTCTATCACGAGATTTGAGGAAGGAGAGCATACGAGTAAGATTAGGCAAAACAACCCTCGCACCCCATCTACCAGTACTATCCACATTTGTCAAGCCAGGCATTTCAGAAGTACAATCAAGGCAGGTGAAAAAAATAAGGCTCATTCATGGAGACGAGAGGGGTGCTAATGAATTCATGTTCACTTAAAGTGTATTCTACCATTTGAACCATACAGGGAACCTCCACTTAAATAGGCAGTATAGTCATTGTCTTATCAGCCAGGGAAATGCGACATGACTCAATCAAAACTACACTAAGCAAGCgagccctgctctctctccctctctcctcctgaacAACTAAGTAAAGCATTGGAGGCTGATGTAGGTTtactacagtatactgaacacaaatagaaATGTAACatataacaatttcaaagattttacggagttatatttctgggatcttttatttcagctcatggaacatggggaccaacacttgacatgttgcatttatttttttgttcagtggatATCGACTCCCATGGTAGCATCAAGCCTGTAAGAGGGGGATCCTCTTACTCTCAGTCCAGCAGTTCTCAGGGCTGGTGGGGTTTGCCTCTTCTTTCTCCACTTCAGGGGGATTGTCCGCTGTCCTGCAGATCAAAGAGGCATTGTCCTGTGCAATAGATTTCCTTAGCTGTAGTGAGAGAGACATATGTATTAGATCATCTGGGATATCCCATTTGTAGCTAATTGTATagctaaaaaacacacacacaaaaaaaaagtgaactatccctttaattaaaTTGTATCTTGAACTCAGAGTTTAATCTGGGTTGGATTGAGAGACATGAAATGTCATAACATCAATTTACTATGACCTTTATTTAGTCACTGTTTTGAGCAGATATTCCGTGGGACACAGCACAAAATTATATAGGTTAATAAGAGGAGGAATGATTTAAGTTACCTATGTGCCTATAACTCTTTGCCCAGTCACAGATTCATATGGTATCTCATTCACATACAGTGCCGCTTGTCACATTATATTAATGAGTAAACAAAAGGGAAAGAAGTAGGACATAGCAACTGTCGCCCTACAGTCTCTTTAAAGTTTGTAAACATGTCAGCTCCAAAAAATTATTTAACCCCTGCACAGAAGAACGTAAATATAAATTGTAATTCAATAATGTTATATGTTAACTGCGAGTTATTAGGAAAAAAAGACTGGCTTTGTTTATTTATACTGTCAATATGCACTGTCTGATAATTTGACAAGATGTTCTGTCTTATTCATATTTTGAAAtaagagtcgcctcttcactgttgacgttgaaactggtgttttgcaaggtactatttaatgaagctgccagttgaggacttgtgaggcgtctatttctcaaactagacactctagtgtacttgtcttcttgctcagttgtgcaccggggcctcccgctcctctttctattctggttagagccagtttgctctgttttgtgaagggagtagtacacagagttgtacgagatcttcagtttcttggccatttcttgcatggaatagcctacaTTTCTCAGAACGAGAATAtattgatgagtttcagaagaaagggctttgtttctagccattttgagtctgtaatcgaacccacaaatgctgatgctccagaaactcacctagcctaaagaaggccagttctattgcttctttaatcagcacaacagttttcagctgcgctaacataattgctaaatggaataggggccaggtgtgcgtaatgaaagttcccggagggatccgtgacatgaggtagtcacctggaatgcatatcGATTAGCAGGTGTGCTTTGTTTAAAGTTTTTAAAGCGATTAGTAATTGATTAAGTGTGCCCTTGGTTTACCAGTGTCcagtcgattattgttacaatgccctactgttacattgatgctgcaTACCTGCGACACACAGCTACctgcatactcacacacacactcctaaagGAAACACTTCAGGCCACTCGTACTCCTACTGTGTCGGGGTACCCATCAAAATCTTTGAAagctaaatatatatactgtatatacagtaccagtcaaaagtttgaacacacctacttatAAGGTTACTTATActtttaagggtttttctttatttttactattttctacattgcagaataatagggaaaacatcaaaattatgaaataacacacatggaatcatgtagtgaccaaaaaagtgtgaaaagtttcttcaaagtagccacccttgacagctttgcacactcttgacattctctcaaccagcttcatgaggtgtcacgttggtatgaatgattcgggagacaggcgcaggtaTTTTAACCTACtgcagcatcaatgtaacagtatagcttccatccctctcctcgccctgaaccagggacccttcacacacatcgacaacagccaccctcgaagcatcgttacccatcgctccacaaaagccgcagcccttgcMGAGCAAGGGgagcaactacttcaaggtctcagagcgagtgacgtcaccgattgaaacgaaacctgctaactagttagccatttcacatcggttacacctacACCGACCAAAGCCTGAggacaattgtgcactgccctatgggactcccaatcacagccagatgtgatacagcctggatttgaaccagggactctagtgacacctcttgccctgagatgcagtgccttagactgctgcaccactcgggagccccgactaaagtctgcaaaaacaatacagtgaatactatagtatttactgtagtatatacaGTTATCTGTAGTATAATTAATATAGTTAAAGAAAACTGTAGTGcatagtaattaatgtagtgtttttgcagattgtagtatactgtagtatttactgtagtgttttagtTGTACTATCTTTGACATAGAATTgaaggctttctccttgaggaaacctactggagaaatactaaaagtgcaaattttccataacctgtaggtaggtcggtaggactggggtctgaacggatagttcagagcttctcctcttttctagaggagggaacacaatatatgatctatacttggcatgtaggtttctcacttggcacaaattgggatatgtaAATGaaacactgtagtatttacaatagtttaaaaaatatgttttttttttgcgaactatagtgtttttgtggacattactgtagtatttactatagtgctTTTTGGTGGAtaatattgtagtatttactatagtattctacagtatggtaaaacattctatagtaagtactacacatgatcaagggatactacagtgtgtataGTATTCCAGTGTGAATACTATACAGTGTGTATAGTATTCCACAGTATAATACAtattactacagaattctatactaagtactgtagtattgtgtagtaaattgtaggattttttcatgtgggtagtCTACCCTGCATGTCAGCAGCAGACAGACTTATTTTGATTGCCACAGCGGAATTAAAATACTGTAGTTTGCTTAAGTTATTTGGCCATGACTATAAGAAACCCCATAAAATGTACCAAAAGAAAATGTTCTTTATCTTATCAGTATTACAATAACACTGATACTGAATAGAATAATACTAGTACTAATAATATTGCAAATGATAACAATATATTAAGTGTATGTGCTTGTATATCGGTTATTTCTCTTGTCAGTATGAAGCCTTAGTCTTGATTACTCTATATTGTTTGTAATGAATGCTCAAAATATAACCCGCTGGGCACGGACGTCAATTCAgaatctattccacgttggttcaacgtcatttcattgaactGACATGGAAACTATGacgattcaaccagtgtgtgcccagtggggacaGATGTCTGTGTCATGTTCTACTCATTAATAATGCAAAGGTCTTACCTCAGTATCCTCTTTAGCATCCTCATTTGCgccttctcctttctcttcagagccgtcatcctcatcatcatcagacTCCATTTTGGCAAAAGGTACATCCAGGGTCAAATTCGCATTTGTAAGAAATCCACTTGGATTAACATCGTCCAGCATTTTGAGCTCCAAATCAGCCTTTGGGTTGTCACTGGAATAAACATTTTTCAAAGCCAACCTGTCCTTTGGGAAGCCGTCCAAATCCCCATTACTACCCCCATTACCGTCAGCCCGTTCTCCATCCTCCTTAGGCTGGTTGCCTATGATAATGCAGAACTGTTTTATGACGTATGCCTTGGCCCAGTCGATGCCCCTGGTGATCCTGCTGGTGGCGATCTGCAGGTTGTTCATCTCCCCGTCCTCCTCTGGAGCCGCCAGGTTGTAATGGCTGAACGAGCTCAGCAGAAAGGTCAAGAAGAGGTTCAACACCTGGATGGATAGTTAGAACAACTGGATTTttagcacatagtatttgttatTATTGTCCCCGAAGTTCTTGAACCAGGGAagtgaaattattattttgtcaATTTCTTCTGGTTAATATTGTCAAAAGTTTTCTAACAGTTAGACAGTAAGCGTGTAACTTTACCTCTCAATAGTATCTAACAGTGGTATTGGATTTGTGTGACCTCAAACGCCTGCTACATCATCAGTAGACTTAAGGCTGCCCCCTCCATGATCCCTGTAAGCCCTCTGCTATTTTCTCTATGCCACCTGCCCCAGTGGATCCCCAAACACCCCAAGGTCAGAACTGCTGGCCCATATCATGGAACTAATAATAGCCTCTCCATTGAGTGAATGGTGTGTGTCCTATTCGATGCCACTACTAGTCAATGGGATTCTCCCGGGAGTTCAGACAGAAAGCCATACTTGTCTTTGGCACATTGTTTGTTGTCAGGTTTTTGGTAAACTGGCATAGCTATTTCCTCTCTTCATCCCATGAATAACCAAAGAGGAAACACAACCAGTTTTGTTTACAGTGAAGGACCGCCTGGTATCCATCAAAAGAATGTGGATCTGGCATAATCTACTCATTATCTAACAG
This window harbors:
- the scn4ab gene encoding sodium channel protein type 4 subunit alpha B, coding for MPTRKITLLEAWERHRTFRRKKAKDLKICPCLLPLLRDPSVVASLTQQNAKMVALLPPTGTEVFRHFTLESLAEIDRRMAEEAKEQKRQKTLNIEVAEQDLPKPAVYLEAGKILPFIYGDPPPELFNTPLEELDPFYKSHKTFIVITKGNTIFRFNAEPACYILTPFSILRRGSIKILMHSLFSMLIMLTVMSNCAFMTMSDPPAWSKTVEYVFTGIYTVEATIKVLSSGFCVGDFTYFRDPWNWLDFILISMTYLTEFVDLGNVSVFRMFRVLRALKLITLIPGLKTIVGTLIMSVKKLADVMILTVFCLAVFAMIGLQMFMGTLKQKCVHWPPGEWHFNSTYMGNITMANGFNDVMGYNGASTGNSTWDFKAYINDKANHYFLPGMLDPLLCGNASDAGICPEGYTCMKAGGNPNYGYTNYDSFGWAYLALIQLMTQDFWENLLQLTLRSAGKTYMIFFVVVIFLCSFYLINLILAVVAIAHAEQNEATMAEAKEKEEEYAMIMVQLKRASVPKGSKDQLEGAGLQKKTPSVYSQDAMDDLEKELRPCPPCWYKCSDVFLKWNCCVPWVTFKKWMYFIVMDPFMDLFITICTVLNIMFLAMEHYPMTPQFEEVLSVGNLVFTGIFTAEMVLKLIAMDPYYYFQVGGNIFDSIIVTISLMELCLADVEGLYVLRSFRLMRVFKLTKSWPTLNMTIKIIGNSVGTLVNITLVLAIIVFMFAVGGMQLFGKSYKECVCKISLDCMLPRWHMHDFFHSFLIIFRVLCGEWIETMWDCMEVAGQGVSLVFIMMAMVICKLVVLNLFLTFLLSSFSHYNLAAPEEDGEMNNLQIATSRITRGIDWAKAYVIKQFCIIIGNQPKEDGERADGNGGSNGDLDGFPKDRLALKNVYSSDNPKADLELKMLDDVNPSGFLTNANLTLDVPFAKMESDDDEDDGSEEKGEGANEDAKEDTELRKSIAQDNASLICRTADNPPEVEKEEANPTSPENCWTEKCIGRCPCLDFDITTGKGKTWWNFRKTCFLIVEHNYFQSFIIFMILMSSGALAFEDIHIEQRRTIKVILEYADQFFTYVFIIEMLLKWVAYGFQAYFTNAWCWLDFLIVDVSMISLTANFLGYAELGPIKSLRKLRALRPLRALSRFEGMRVVVNALVGAIPSIGNVLLVCVTFWLIFSIIGVNLFAGKYYYCFNTTSEELFSAEVVNNKTECIQLIEDNSDVRWMTSKINFDNVAIGYLSLLQVATFKGWLDIMYGAVDSRMVGEQPMYEDNVYMYIYFVMFVIFGSFSTLNLFIGVIIDNFNQQKKKFXGRNIFMTEEQNKYYNAMKKLGSEKLQKPIPRPKNKFAGIIYDLITQQFFEIFIFVLICLSMVTMMVDTDDQSEEKDKILFFINLVFIFIFIAECILKLIGLRQYYFTVGWNILDFVVVILSILGLLLADLIEKYFVSPNLFRVVRLARIGRVLRLIRGAKGIRTLLFALRMSLPAIFNIGLLLFLVMFIFSIFGMSNFAYVKKEAGIDDMINFETFGNSIICLFMLTTSAGWDSILSPILNSAPPDCDPDMENPGTDVRGNCSLGWGICFICSYIIVCFFLVVNMYIAIILENFNVAIEESGNPLCEEDFEMFYETWEKFDPDASQFIAYDILSEFCDTLKDPLRIPKPNAIKLITMDLPIVPGDKIHCLDILLALTTEVLGESGGMDAMKESMEEKFMANNPFKVSYKPITTTLRRKQEEVAAVVIQRACRKHLLRSSMKLASYKYHEKKELTKEDEAPPEQEGMIAIRMSKLYGSQQSLGVDETVVDMDSYVNRERKELTETQPPVETTKTPPPVELQNEIISHSAPFVIPASTRNSQLKEFHV